A genomic region of Papaver somniferum cultivar HN1 chromosome 7, ASM357369v1, whole genome shotgun sequence contains the following coding sequences:
- the LOC113298642 gene encoding cell division control protein 48 homolog D-like produces the protein MSNQAESSDSKGTKRDFSTAILERKKAANRLVVDEAINDDNSVVSMNPETMEKLQLFRGDTILIKGKKRKDTICIALADDTCDEPKIRMNKVVRSNLRVRLGDVVSVHQCPDVKYGKRVHILPVDDTIEGVTGSLFDAYLKPYFLEAYRPVRKGDLFLVRGGMRSVEFKVIETDPSEYCVVAPDTEIFCEGEPVRREDEDRLDEVGYDDVGGVRKQMAQIRELVELPLRHPQLFKSIGVKPPKGILLYGPPGSGKTLIARAVANETGAFFFCINGPEIMSKLAGESESNLRKAFEEAEKNAPSIIFIDEIDSIAPKREKTNGEVERRIVSQLLTLMDGLKSRAHVIVMGATNRPNSIDPALRRFGRFDREIDIGVPDEIGRLEVLRIHTKNMKLSEDVDLERISKDTHGYVGADLAALCTEAALQCIREKMDVIDLEDEEIDAEILNSMAVTDEHFKTALGTSNPSALRETVVEVPNVSWQDIGGLDNVKRELQETVQYPVEHPEKFEKFGMSPSKGVLFYGPPGCGKTLLAKAIANECQANFISIKGPELLTMWFGESEANVREIFDKARGSAPCVLFFDELDSIATQRGSSVGDAGGAADRVLNQLLTEMDGMSAKKTVFIIGATNRPDIIDPALLRPGRLDQLIYIPLPDEASRFQIFKACLRKSPIAKDVDLSALAKYTQGFSGADITEICQRACKYAIRENIEKDIEKERRRSENPEAMEEDVDDEVAEIKAAHFEESMKYARRSVSDADIRKYQAFAQTLQQSRGFGSEFRFADASGAATGTTTSGAADPFAASAGADDEDDLYS, from the exons ATGAGTAACCAAGCTGAATCTTCAGACTC GAAAGGAACAAAGAGAGATTTTAGTACAGCTATATTGGAACGTAAGAAAGCTGCAAATCGTCTTGTTGTCGATGAAGCGATTAACGATGATAACTCTGTTGTGTCTATGAACCCTGAGACCATGGAAAAGTTACAGCTCTTCCGTGGTGATACCATCCTTATCAAG GGAAAGAAAAGGAAGGACACCATCTGCATTGCTCTTGCTGATGACACATGTGATGAGCCAAAGATCAGGATGAATAAAGTTGTAAGGTCAAACTTGAGGGTCAGACTTGGTGATGTTGTTTCTGTGCACCAATGCCCTGATGTCAAATATGGGAAGCGTGTTCACATTCTTCCTGTTGATGATACCATTGAAGGTGTCACTGGGAGTTTGTTTGATGCTTATCTTAAAC CTTACTTCTTGGAAGCTTATCGTCCAGTAAGGAAAGGCGATCTGTTTCTTGTAAGAGGTGGAATGAGGAGTGTAGAGTTTAAAGTCATCGAGACTGACCCATCAGAGTACTGTGTTGTTGCCCCAGATACTGAAATCTTTTGTGAGGGAGAGCCTGTTAGAAGGGAGGATGAAGATAGGTTGGATGAAGTAGGTTATGATGATGTTGGTGGAGTCCGAAAGCAGATGGCTCAGATCCGTGAGTTGGTGGAATTGCCTCTTAGACATCCACAGCTCTTTAAATCAATTGGTGTGAAGCCACCAAAAGGAATTTTACTTTATGGACCTCCAGGTTCCGGGAAGACACTGATTGCCCGTGCTGTTGCCAATGAAACTGGTGCCTTTTTCTTCTGCATTAACGGGCCAGAAATTATGTCTAAATTAGCAGGAGAGAGTGAAAGCAATCTTCGTAAGGCATTCGAGGAAGCTGAGAAGAATGCACCATCTATTATTTTTATTGATGAGATCGACTCCATTGCTCCTAAAAGAGAGAAGACAAATGGTGAAGTTGAGAGGAGAATTGTTTCCCAGCTCTTGACTCTTATGGATGGTCTGAAATCTCGTGCACATGTTATTGTTATGGGGGCCACAAACAGACCAAACAGCATTGACCCAGCTCTTAGGAGGTTTGGTAGGTTTGACAGGGAAATTGACATTGGTGTTCCAGATGAGATTGGACGTCTCGAGGTCCTTCGTATCCATACTAAGAACATGAAGCTCTCGGAAGAT GTTGATTTGGAAAGGATTTCAAAAGATACTCATGGTTATGTCGGTGCTGATCTTGCTGCTCTCTGTACCGAAGCTGCACTACAGTGCATCAGAGAAAAGATGGATGTGATAGACTTGGAAGATGAAGAGATAGATGCCGAGATACTTAACTCAATGGCTGTTACAGATGAGCACTTCAAGACTGCTCTTGGAACAAGCAACCCCTCTGCTCTGCGTGAAACA GTTGTTGAAGTGCCTAATGTCAGCTGGCAAGACATTGGAGGTCTTGACAATGTCAAGAGAGAGCTTCAAGAG ACGGTTCAATATCCAGTGGAGCATCCTGAGAAATTTGAGAAGTTTGGTATGTCTCCTTCTAAAGGAGTTCTGTTCTATGGCCCTCCTGGATGTGGGAAAACCTTATTGGCTAAAGCAATTGCCAATGAATGCCAAGCTAACTTTATCAGTATCAAGGGTCCGGAGCTTCTCACCATGTGGTTTGGGGAGAGTGAGGCCAATGTTAGAGAAATTTTTGACAAGGCCAGAGGGTCAGCACCTTGTGTTCTCTTCTTTGATGAACTTGATTCCATTGCCACCCAG AGAGGAAGCAGTGTCGGAGATGCAGGTGGTGCTGCTGATAGGGTACTTAACCAGCTTTTGACTGAAATGGATGGGATGTCAGCAAAAAAGACCGTCTTCATCATTGGTGCTACCAACAGGCCTGATATCATTGATCCCGCACTTCTGAGGCCAGGACGTCTTGATCAGTTGATCTATATTCCATTGCCTGATGAAGCCTCTCGTTTCCAGATCTTCAAGGCCTGCCTAAGGAAATCACCTATTGCTAAGGATGTTGACCTTTCAGCCCTTGCCAAGTACACTCAAGGATTTAGTGGAGCAGATATTACTGAGATATGCCAGAGAGCTTGCAAGTATGCTATTAGAGAGAACATTGAGAAA GATATagaaaaggaaaggagaagaagtGAGAATCCCGAGGCAATGGAAGAGGATGTTGATGATGAAGTGGCAGAGATCAAGGCTGCACATTTTGAGGAGTCGATGAAATATGCACGCAGAAGTGTGAGTGATGCTGACATTCGCAAGTATCAGGCCTTCGCTCAGACTTTACAGCAGTCCAGGGGTTTCGGATCTGAGTTCCGATTTGCTGATGCATCAGGAGCAGCAACAGGGACCACTACCTCAGGTGCTGCTGATCCTTTTGCAGCTTCTGCTGGTGCCGACGATGAAGACGACTTGTACAGTTAG